From Chlorocebus sabaeus isolate Y175 chromosome 10, mChlSab1.0.hap1, whole genome shotgun sequence:
CCTCCCTTGACCTCAATGGCCCCATCACTGATGCCCTCATGACCCCAGTGACCCTCAATTCTCTGATCTTAGTGTGTTTGTCTCTGGTTCCCCTGGGATCCCATGTCCTTGACCCCTCGGACCTGCTCCCTCCAGCCTGGTGCCCTCATCTTGGCCCCTCACTAGCCCCTGTTCCCCTCCAGGTTACCGCTGCTTCAAGGCAGTGCTCTTCCTCACTGGGTTGCTGTTTGGCTCGGTGGTCATCTTCCTCCTGTGCTACCGAGAGCGGGTGCTAGAGACACAGCTGAGTGCTGGGGCGAGCGCAGGCATCGCGCTGGGCATCGGGCTGCTCTGCGGGCTGGTGGCCATGCTCGTGCGCAGCGTGGGCCTCTTTCTGGTGGGGCTGCTGCTCGGCCTGCTGCTCGCAGCTGCTGCCCTGCTGGGCTCCGCACCCTACTACCAGCCAGGCTCCGTGTGGGGTCCACTGGGGCTGCTGCTGGGGGGCGGCCTGCTCTGTGCCCTGCTCACTCTGCGCTGGCCCCGCCCACTCACCACCTTGGCCACCGCCGTGACTGGTGCTGCGCTCATCGCCACTGCCGCTGACTACTTCGCCGAGCTGCTACTGCTGGGGCGCTACGTGGTGGAGCGACTCCGGGCCGCTCCTGTGCCCCCCCTCTGCTGGCGAAGCTGGGCCCTGCTGGCACTCTGGCCCCTGCTCAGCCTCATGGGCATTCTGGTGCAGTGGCGGGTGACAGCTGAGGGGGACTCCCACACGGAAGGTAAGGGGGCACAGGCCAAGGTGGACGTGAGAGGAGTGGGTGGCCAGGGATGGGTGGGGGCCGAGTGACTGAGGAGTAGGGGACAGCAGCAGAAGGCCTCGATGGCTGTAGAGAGCTGACTTGCTCAGGGTCTGCGAGGGTAGGACCCAGGTGCCATCATTCATTCCACAACAACATATGGAGTGTTGGCTCTGCACCAACACCATTCCAGGCACCAGGGATACAGCAGAGATAACACAGACAAGGTTCCTGTCCTTATGGGTGTACATTCAGGGCAGGCAGGAGACACATAACAGAGATGCAAACAAACCAGATGATTCCAGTTGTGTAGAGTGATATGACAGAGACATGCAGAGTAATGTGAAAGAGTGACCTATGGAAGCTATTAGAGttagggtggtcagggaaggctacttgaaggagGTGATATGTAAGCAGGGACTTGAAGGCTAAGGGGCCAGCCATGCAAAGAGCTAGAGAAGAGGGAACAGCAAGGGCGAGGGCCCTGAGAAGGAATGAGCTCAGCTTGTTTGAGGAAGTGAGGCAGGAGTATGGAAGGTGAGGTGTGGGAGCCAGGGTGATTGCGTGGACCCTCTGGGTCATAAGAAGCACTCCACATTTTATTGGAAGGGCAATGAGACACCACTGGAGGGTTTAAAGTAGGGGAG
This genomic window contains:
- the TMEM198 gene encoding transmembrane protein 198; the protein is MPGTVATLRFQLLPPEPDDAFWGAPCEQPLERRYQALPALVCIMCCLFGVVYCFFGYRCFKAVLFLTGLLFGSVVIFLLCYRERVLETQLSAGASAGIALGIGLLCGLVAMLVRSVGLFLVGLLLGLLLAAAALLGSAPYYQPGSVWGPLGLLLGGGLLCALLTLRWPRPLTTLATAVTGAALIATAADYFAELLLLGRYVVERLRAAPVPPLCWRSWALLALWPLLSLMGILVQWRVTAEGDSHTEVVISRQRRRVQLMRIRQQEDRKEKRRKKRPPRAPPRGPRAPPRPGPPDPAYRRRPVPIKRFNGDVLSPSYIQSFRDRQTGSSLSSFMASPTDADYEYGSRGPLTACSGPPVRV